Proteins encoded by one window of Polaribacter haliotis:
- the rimK gene encoding 30S ribosomal protein S6--L-glutamate ligase, with the protein MRIVILSRNPKLYSTSRLVEAAEKRGHEVMVVDHLKCNIEIEKKSPKIHYKGEYITNIDAIIPRIGASVTFYGTAVIRQFEMMKVFTSVSSQALTRSRDKLSSLQILARAGVGLPKTVFTNYTKDVEHVVESVGGAPLVLKLLEGTQGLGVVLAETKNAATSVLEAFNGLGARVIAQQFIKEAGGADIRAFVVDGKVIGAMKRQGKEGEFRSNLHRGGNATVIELTDEEEKTALKATKALGLGVAGVDMLQSSKGPLVLEVNSSPGLEGIEIATGKNIAKEIIRYLEIHVE; encoded by the coding sequence ATGAGAATTGTAATTTTATCGAGAAATCCGAAATTGTACTCTACAAGTAGATTAGTAGAAGCTGCAGAAAAACGCGGACATGAAGTAATGGTGGTAGATCATTTAAAATGCAATATAGAAATCGAAAAAAAATCTCCAAAAATTCATTATAAAGGAGAGTATATAACAAATATCGATGCAATTATTCCACGTATTGGAGCTTCTGTAACATTTTATGGAACTGCAGTAATTCGTCAGTTTGAAATGATGAAGGTTTTTACATCTGTTTCTTCACAAGCATTAACAAGATCTAGAGATAAATTAAGTAGTTTACAAATTTTAGCTAGAGCTGGTGTTGGTTTACCAAAAACAGTTTTTACAAATTACACAAAAGACGTAGAACATGTAGTAGAATCGGTTGGTGGTGCTCCATTAGTTTTAAAATTATTAGAAGGCACACAAGGTTTAGGAGTTGTTCTAGCAGAAACAAAAAATGCTGCAACTTCAGTTTTAGAAGCTTTTAACGGATTAGGAGCAAGAGTTATCGCACAACAATTTATAAAAGAAGCTGGTGGTGCAGACATTAGAGCTTTTGTGGTTGATGGAAAAGTAATTGGAGCAATGAAACGTCAAGGAAAAGAAGGGGAATTCCGTTCTAATCTTCATAGAGGTGGAAATGCAACTGTAATAGAATTAACAGACGAAGAAGAAAAAACAGCTTTAAAAGCAACCAAAGCATTAGGTTTAGGAGTTGCTGGTGTAGATATGTTACAATCTTCTAAAGGACCATTAGTATTAGAAGTAAACTCTTCGCCTGGATTAGAAGGCATAGAAATTGCAACAGGTAAAAATATTGCCAAAGAAATTATTAGATATTTAGAGATTCATGTCGAGTAA
- a CDS encoding succinylglutamate desuccinylase/aspartoacylase family protein → MSSKPFILLGKEIPEGERTVLDLKVAKLHTRTTVNVPVIIERSTNPGPVVLLLAGIHGDETNGVGIIREIINQKINKPKNGTIICIPVFNIFGYLIQTREFPDGRDLNRMFPGSASGSLASQFAYQFTKEIAPHVDYVIDFHTGGGERDNISQIRCSKDDEKALELAKVFNPPMIVFSNNIAKSLRDTLNKMDKTILLFEGGKSKELNPTVINEGVNGTKNVLIRLGLIEGELSVKATPVYVKKAKWLRAQHSGMFQIRVRNGAFVKKKEVLGVIQDPFGEFKKKIYAPDNCHIFCVNQTPIVNKGDALFHISLEE, encoded by the coding sequence ATGTCGAGTAAACCTTTTATTCTTTTAGGAAAAGAAATTCCTGAAGGAGAACGTACTGTTTTAGATTTAAAAGTAGCAAAATTACATACAAGAACTACTGTAAATGTTCCTGTAATTATAGAACGATCTACAAATCCGGGCCCTGTCGTTTTATTATTAGCAGGAATTCATGGAGATGAAACCAATGGAGTTGGCATCATTAGAGAAATTATAAATCAAAAAATTAACAAGCCAAAAAACGGAACAATTATTTGTATTCCTGTTTTTAATATCTTCGGATATTTAATTCAGACTAGAGAATTTCCTGATGGTCGAGATTTAAACAGAATGTTCCCAGGCTCTGCATCTGGTTCTTTGGCAAGTCAATTTGCATATCAATTTACCAAAGAAATTGCACCACATGTAGATTATGTAATAGATTTTCATACAGGTGGTGGTGAGCGTGATAATATTTCGCAAATTCGTTGTAGTAAAGATGATGAAAAAGCTTTGGAATTAGCCAAAGTTTTTAACCCTCCAATGATTGTTTTTTCGAATAATATTGCAAAATCTTTAAGAGATACTTTAAACAAAATGGATAAAACTATTTTACTTTTTGAAGGAGGGAAATCAAAGGAATTAAACCCAACAGTAATAAACGAAGGTGTAAATGGAACTAAAAATGTTTTAATTCGTTTAGGTTTAATAGAAGGAGAATTAAGTGTAAAAGCGACACCTGTTTATGTGAAAAAAGCAAAATGGTTAAGAGCACAACACTCTGGAATGTTCCAAATTAGAGTAAGAAATGGTGCATTTGTTAAAAAGAAAGAAGTTTTAGGTGTTATACAGGATCCTTTTGGGGAATTTAAAAAGAAAATTTACGCACCAGATAATTGTCATATTTTCTGTGTAAACCAAACTCCAATTGTAAATAAAGGAGATGCTTTGTTTCATATTAGCTTAGAAGAATAA